Genomic DNA from Paenibacillus donghaensis:
TGATAGTACGATAACGCATGTCGGGAGGGAACCCTATGACAAGAGAAATTCAGCATGTCCCCTATGGATATGAGCCGCCGCCGGAGCAGCGCAAAGGGACGCTGGTATTCTACGATTCCTTTGAGAAGATCAGCGACTATGAGCTGATGGCTGCTGCCAAGGAGGCCACGGACCGCCAATTCACCAAGCTGGTGCTGTATCCGCTGCATGAGCAGACCGTCAGAAGGATGAGCAAGGAACCGGTTCAGCCTTATCATAAACGGGAGGACCGGCTGCATGAATGGAAAAGAGAGCAAGGGCGTTCGTTTATCACCGTTGAAGCCCTGGAAGGCAAACGCAAGAAATATACACCGCTGGACTCTGCTCTTCGTCATATTGCGGAGGTGTATCCCTCTCCGTTGTTTCTCTATTTGACACCGGAGATGGCGAATCAGTTCGCGTCCTTCTCCTCCTTCGAGGAGTGGATCGTTAAGCTGCGGCTGATCCTCTCGGAGAGTCCGTCCGCTGCTCATCCGCGGCTGCTGAAATACCGCCACCGCTGGAATGTTGCCGGTGAAGAGCGGAAGGGGGAAGCCTGATAAGCTGAACTAGACTTGTGCCGGATCACAGGTGGAACAGTCCAACTCCTCGGGGTTGGGCTGTTGCTTATGGATTGCTGCGCTGCTGCTGTCTGTATTTGTACATTCTCCATTGAAAATGAATGTAGCAGCCGATGCAGAAGCCAAGAATAGCAACTGTAGCCGCTATGGCAACCATCGCGGTGAACAGATAGGCAGCCAGCGTCCAGCCGGCGATAGAGCTGATAAGACCAGCAGCCAGACAGAACACGGCAATGCTCTGGTTAAACTGCTGCTGATCCCAATCCTCCAGCAGATAAGCTGATCGTTCCCGTCTCAGGAAATGGGAAGCCAGCTTAATCACTGGATTATACCCAAAGAGTAGTCCGAGCAGGCCGCTTACCAGCGGCAGGGCCAGAATCCAGAATTGGCCTGTCAGCCAGGAGAGCAGCACCGAAAGTACAATAACGGCCTGGTTCGTCTTGACCAGCGGACGGGGAATACCTCTGGAAATCGAAGGTTCGCTCATTTATAACACACCTTTCATATGGGAATAATCAAAGTATAACTCAGGATATTCGATTAGAACAGGAGTATAGCAAAAAGTCTAAAATTAGGTTACTACTTAGAGCCCCCTTGTGTTCCTTGTGTTACTCGTCCGAGCCAGTCATACCACATCGTGCGACAAGGAGGCTAAGCATAACAAAGGAAGGCTGTCGCCGGTAACCAGCGATTAACTTTCAGACTATTAACGGACTCAGGAGCCCCTATTTGCTGTAAAAAGGCTTGTTTTGCAGCTCTAACGGACTCAGGAGCCCCTATTCAAGCCAAAACCCACTAGGTAAGGCCTGTTTTTCCGATATAGAGGCTATGCGGTCCGTTACATTCCAAACCAGCGCAGAAATGAGGAAACAGGAGCTATACGGTCCGTTAGGACGTAGGTTACCTGAAGTTAGGATGGGGGAGGGTTTGGATTACGGTAGTGCGATCCCTAACCTTCGCAAGTAAACCTTCTATATCCTCGCAGGGTTCTAAGAAGTTTAAAAATAGAAATAAATAATCGTTGACTTATAGCTTAAATATATGATTATATTATGTAGACCAATTGTTATAATGGATGGCTGTAAAGGAAGTGTCTTGCTTGTCAAACAAGCCGAATACACGCGAAGCGATTGTGGATACCGCTTCGAAACTGTTTTTTACCCAAGGCTATCATGCAACTGGGTTGAATCAGATTATCAAGGACAGTGATTCGCCCAAAGGCTCTCTGTATTATTATTTCCCGCATGGCAAAGAGGAACTGGCCTTGACCTGCATTAACCGCACCAGCGAGATGGTGGCCGGTCAGCTCCGTTATTTCGTGGAGAACCGGGCAACAGGTTCGGAGGCGATGTCCGATTTCATTCTGGGTATGGCGGAGGAGGCAGCGGATTCCGACTTCGTTGGATTAGTTCCGTTCAGCTTCTGGCTGGCGGTCGAAACGTCCTGCATCAGCCAGGAGCTGCGGCAGGCCTCCCAATCGGTGTTCAAGGACTGGCAAGAGGTTATTGCCGAATGTCTGGTGAAGGAAGGAGAGAATGTACAAGACGCATACGATAAAGCTTCGGTGATCCTCTCGTTGTTCGAAGGAGCACTGCTTCAAGCGCTGACTTACCGGGATGTGCAGCCGCTGCTGGCGGCAGCAAAGAGCATCCCTGCAATACTTGGTTAAGACAAATAGAGATAAAGACAAAACATTTATTTCAGGAGGATACAAGAGAGTGGAAGCTACTATGCAAGGATCTTCATCAACACAAGGCAATAATTTCAAGGTTATCCCCATTCTGGTATCATTGCTGCTGGCCGGATTCATCGGCATGTTCAGTGAAACGGCGCTTAATGTCGCTCTTACAGACCTGATGATGGTGCTGAACATTGAACCTCATACCGCTCAATGGCTGACAACGGCTTATCTGCTTACCCTGGGCATTCTGGTGCCGATTTCTGGATTGCTGCTGCAATGGTTCTCTACAAGACAGCTGTTTATGGCTGCTCTTACGTTATCTATTATTGGCACTTTCCTGGCTGCTATTTCCCCAAGTTTCGAGTTCCTGCTTACAGCCCGTGTAGTTCAGGCGATGGGAACGGCGCTGCTGCTCCCGCTGATGTTCAACACGATTCTGGTTATTATTCCGCCTGAGAAACGAGGCGCAGCGATGGGCCTGATCGGCCTGGTGATCATGGTTGCTCCCGCAGTAGGGCCAACGATTGCCGGTCTCCTGATCGAAAGCCTCAGCTGGCACTGGATCTTCTGGCTGTCGCTGCCTTTCCTGGTGATTGCTCTGATCAGCGGATTCTTCTTCATGCAGAATGTCACCAAGGTTACCAAACCGCCGATTGATCTGCTGTCGATTCTGTTATCCTCCGTTGGTTTTGGCGGTATTGTCTTCGGGTTCAGCAGCGCGGGAGAATCCGCCGGCTGGAGCAGTGAGAAGGTAATCTACTCCATTGCTGCAGGGCTGATCGCCCTGGCACTGTTTGTCTTCCGCCAGATCTATATGAAGCAGCCGATGATTAACATGCGTGCTTTCAAATATCCAATGTTCGTGGTTGGGGTGGTTATGGTCTTCATCGCCATGATGATCATCCTGTCGTCGATGCTGATTCTGCCAATGTACCTTCAGCGTGGTCAAGGCTACTCCGCCTTTAAGGCAGGCCTGCTCTTGCTGCCGGGGGGATCATCAACGGCTTGATGTCGCCAATTATGGGCCGTCTGTTTGATAAATACGGACCGAAATGGCTGGTAATTCCCGGCCTGATCATTATCGCTGTATCGCTGTGGTTCTTCTCCGGGATTACGGCAACCTCTACTGTCGTATTCGTAATCGTACTGCACAGTGCGCTGATGATCGGGGTATCGATGATCTTCATGCCTGCCCAGACCAACGGGATCAACCAGCTGCCGATGGAGCTGTACCCGGATGGAACGGCTATTATGAACACTTTGCAGCAGGTTGCCGGTGCAATCGGTACGGCACTTGCGGTCAGCATCATGACGGCTGGAACGAACAGTTATCTGAGAGGGGTTGAGAACCCTGCCGATCCGGCCAACGTGCTGCCTGCATTCACCAATGGGGTGCAGAACGCCTTTATCTTCGGAATGATTGTTTCGGTTGTAGGTCTGGTCGTGGCTTTCTTCTTGAAACGGGTTATTGTGCAGCACAAAGCGCAAACCTCGATGCACTAAGGAACAGATTCTTATATAGAGTTTACAGGAGAACACATCTGCTATGAGGGTGTGTTCTTTTCTATATATAAATTGTTCCTGGAAATGTCAATATTAC
This window encodes:
- a CDS encoding DUF4395 domain-containing protein gives rise to the protein MSEPSISRGIPRPLVKTNQAVIVLSVLLSWLTGQFWILALPLVSGLLGLLFGYNPVIKLASHFLRRERSAYLLEDWDQQQFNQSIAVFCLAAGLISSIAGWTLAAYLFTAMVAIAATVAILGFCIGCYIHFQWRMYKYRQQQRSNP
- a CDS encoding TetR/AcrR family transcriptional regulator, whose translation is MSCLSNKPNTREAIVDTASKLFFTQGYHATGLNQIIKDSDSPKGSLYYYFPHGKEELALTCINRTSEMVAGQLRYFVENRATGSEAMSDFILGMAEEAADSDFVGLVPFSFWLAVETSCISQELRQASQSVFKDWQEVIAECLVKEGENVQDAYDKASVILSLFEGALLQALTYRDVQPLLAAAKSIPAILG